The following coding sequences lie in one Cotesia glomerata isolate CgM1 linkage group LG5, MPM_Cglom_v2.3, whole genome shotgun sequence genomic window:
- the LOC123265536 gene encoding somatostatin receptor type 2-like yields the protein MNSTEFLQETLNTTNDTLNFNCGTDLRIVAVVHQVIYTIVCVVGLLGNTLVIYVVLRFSKMQTVTNMYIVNLAIADECFLIGIPFLVTTLSLRYWPFGEIMCKAYMTTTSINQFTSSIFLFIMSADRYIAVCHPISATKMRTPFISKVVSMTAWFTSALFMIPVVLYANVNEFDNGISCNIYWPDNNIENKTHGNQTGLDEHQMHGGQTTFTLYTFFLTFAVPLTFILVFYFLVIKKLRTVGPKNRSKEKKRSHKKVTKLVLTVITVYVLCWLPYWITQVALIYEPPKQCQSSISITAFLLAGFLSYSNSAMNPILYAFLSDNFKKSFLKACTCAAGKDVNATLHNENSVFPKKNKSDHDRFKSSKAIASANSRAKLEEEDDERGLLISKTSTTTITMTSRTNITIISDSKEQKGLKASGQKDNLRNGAQLTLLTQV from the coding sequence ATGAATTCAACGGAATTCCTCCAAGAGACGTTAAACACGACTAACGACacacttaattttaattgcgGCACTGACTTACGGATAGTTGCAGTCGTTCATCAAGTAATATATACCATTGTTTGCGTGGTAGGATTACTCGGCAATACTCTAGTGATCTACGTAGTGCTGCGATTTTCCAAAATGCAGACCGTGACAAATATGTACATAGTAAATTTAGCTATTGCCGACGAATGTTTTCTCATCGGGATACCATTTTTAGTGACAACACTGAGCTTGAGATACTGGCCGTTCGGAGAAATAATGTGCAAAGCGTACATGACAACAACGAGCATAAATCAATTCACCAGCAGTATATTTCTTTTCATCATGAGTGCGGATCGGTATATTGCAGTTTGTCATCCGATCTCCGCAACTAAGATGCGAACGCCATTTATCTCAAAGGTCGTCTCAATGACAGCGTGGTTTACCAGCGCTCTGTTTATGATACCTGTGGTTCTGTACGCCAACGTCAATGAATTCGACAACGGGATAAGCTGTAATATATACTGGCCTGACAACAACATCGAAAATAAGACCCACGGAAATCAAACGGGGCTGGATGAACACCAAATGCACGGTGGACAAACCACATTTACACTCTACACATTTTTTCTAACATTTGCTGTTCCTCTGACGTTCATCCTGGTCTTctattttttggtaattaaaaaactcCGGACAGTCGGTCCAAAAAATAGATCCAAGGAGAAAAAACGCTCGCATAAAAAAGTAACTAAGCTTGTATTGACTGTTATAACTGTTTATGTCCTTTGCTGGCTTCCTTATTGGATCACACAAGTAGCGCTGATTTATGAGCCGCCTAAACAGTGTCAATCTTCGATAAGCATCACTGCCTTTCTTCTAGCAGGATTTTTGAGCTACTCAAACAGCGCTATGAATCCAATTCTTTACGCTTTTCTCAGTGACAATTTCAAAAAGAGCTTCCTTAAAGCCTGCACTTGTGCAGCTGGCAAAGACGTAAACGCTACTTTGCACAATGAAAACAGCgtttttccgaaaaaaaataaatctgacCACGATAGATTCAAATCGAGCAAAGCTATCGCTTCTGCTAATTCCAGAGCTAAACTTGAAGAGGAGGACGACGAGCGTGGGCTGCTTATCAGCAAAACATCAACAACTACAATTACTATGACTTCGAGGACAAATATCACGATAATAAGCGACTCCAAGGAGCAAAAGGGACTCAAAGCTTCGGGGCAAAAAGATAATTTGAGAAATGGCGCACAACTTACGCTACTTACACAAGTTTAA